One window of Flavobacterium dauae genomic DNA carries:
- a CDS encoding M13 family metallopeptidase encodes MKKITQLSLLTVLALTSCKKDKAETDNQTHGIALQYMDTTVKPGDDFYRFVNGKWFDNTEIPADKSSWGSFNELAKNTDLDVLNMLKEAAQDKNLKSNSDEGKAVNLYKTYLDTIKRSELGIKPIESDLAKINAIQNLTDVNNLVQSTIMQGGTGLFGTYISADALDSNKNVIYIYGTATGLGERDYYLLKDAETTEIRNKYEKHVARMLKAVGNNETDAKAKAAKILAFETKISEAELTRVELRDDRKTYNPMPVSQLQNTVSNIDWTAYFNKTGLKNIDSVVVSQPKAMENLNKLLTTTPIEDLKAYLTWNLINGSASVLSPELEKANWEFFSKVLSGAQKQKPIEERGVDIVNGSLGEALGKLYVEKKFPAEAKAKAQEMIGNIVKAYENRIKNLPWMAPATRKGALNKLSKLTIKIGYPDKWEDYSKLTIKSPAENGTYYDNMKAVTAWSIQKNFDDYGKPVDKTKWGMPPQMVNAYYNPAYNEIVFPAAILQPPFYDYKADEAVNYGGIGAVIGHEISHGFDDQGARYNADGNLVDWWQPADLAQFTKLGKSLAAQYSALQPFTGIYVDGDFTLGENIGDLGGITAAYDGLQIFLKNHPQEKIDGYTPEQRFFISWATVWRTKSRDEYVKNQVKTDPHAPGIYRSYVPLQNLDAWYKAFNVTPENKLYIKPENRVKIW; translated from the coding sequence ATGAAAAAAATAACACAATTAAGTTTGTTGACTGTTTTGGCATTAACGTCTTGTAAAAAAGACAAGGCAGAAACAGACAACCAAACACACGGTATCGCCTTACAGTATATGGATACTACCGTAAAACCAGGCGATGATTTTTACCGTTTTGTAAATGGTAAATGGTTTGATAATACCGAAATTCCTGCCGATAAATCCTCTTGGGGAAGTTTTAACGAATTGGCTAAAAACACCGATTTAGACGTGTTAAATATGCTAAAAGAAGCCGCTCAGGACAAAAACCTAAAATCAAATTCAGATGAAGGTAAAGCGGTAAATCTTTACAAAACGTATTTAGATACCATCAAACGTTCAGAATTGGGTATTAAACCTATTGAAAGCGATCTGGCAAAAATAAACGCGATTCAAAACCTTACCGATGTAAACAATTTGGTTCAAAGCACCATTATGCAAGGCGGTACCGGATTATTTGGCACTTATATCAGTGCTGATGCGTTAGATTCTAACAAAAACGTAATTTACATTTACGGAACAGCAACCGGATTAGGCGAACGTGATTATTACCTTTTGAAAGATGCCGAAACAACCGAAATTCGTAACAAATACGAAAAACACGTTGCCCGTATGCTTAAAGCAGTAGGTAATAACGAAACCGATGCTAAGGCAAAAGCAGCAAAGATTTTGGCTTTTGAAACTAAAATTTCTGAGGCAGAACTAACACGTGTAGAATTGCGTGACGATCGTAAAACATATAACCCAATGCCGGTTAGTCAATTGCAAAATACTGTTTCAAATATCGACTGGACGGCTTACTTCAACAAAACCGGATTAAAAAATATCGATTCGGTTGTTGTGTCGCAGCCAAAAGCAATGGAAAACTTAAACAAGTTGCTTACCACTACACCAATTGAAGATTTAAAAGCTTATTTAACCTGGAATTTAATCAATGGATCAGCATCGGTTTTATCACCAGAATTAGAAAAAGCAAATTGGGAGTTTTTTAGCAAAGTGCTGTCAGGTGCCCAAAAACAAAAACCAATCGAAGAGCGAGGTGTTGACATTGTAAACGGATCATTAGGTGAAGCTTTAGGTAAATTATATGTTGAAAAGAAATTTCCTGCCGAAGCTAAAGCTAAAGCTCAGGAAATGATCGGAAACATTGTAAAAGCTTATGAAAACCGTATCAAGAATCTTCCGTGGATGGCTCCTGCCACACGTAAGGGTGCGTTAAATAAACTATCAAAACTGACCATTAAAATTGGTTATCCTGATAAATGGGAAGATTATTCAAAATTAACCATCAAAAGTCCGGCAGAAAACGGTACATATTACGATAACATGAAAGCGGTAACCGCATGGAGTATTCAAAAGAATTTTGATGATTACGGTAAACCGGTTGATAAAACAAAATGGGGTATGCCACCGCAAATGGTAAACGCATATTACAACCCGGCTTATAACGAAATTGTTTTCCCGGCAGCTATCTTACAACCGCCTTTTTATGATTACAAAGCTGATGAGGCTGTGAATTATGGTGGAATTGGAGCTGTTATTGGACACGAAATTTCTCATGGCTTTGACGATCAGGGTGCACGATACAATGCCGATGGTAATTTAGTAGATTGGTGGCAACCTGCCGATTTAGCACAGTTTACCAAATTAGGAAAAAGTTTAGCCGCACAATACAGTGCCTTACAACCTTTTACCGGTATTTACGTTGATGGTGATTTTACATTAGGTGAAAACATTGGCGATTTAGGCGGAATTACTGCTGCTTACGATGGTTTACAAATTTTCTTAAAAAATCATCCGCAAGAAAAAATCGATGGATATACTCCGGAACAACGTTTCTTTATTTCGTGGGCAACCGTATGGAGAACAAAATCGCGTGATGAATACGTGAAAAATCAGGTTAAAACCGATCCACACGCTCCGGGAATTTACCGTTCGTATGTGCCTTTACAAAATTTAGACGCTTGGTACAAAGCTTTTAATGTTACACCAGAAAACAAGTTGTACATTAAACCGGAAAACCGAGTTAAAATATGGTAA
- a CDS encoding M13 family metallopeptidase codes for MNKKFMFLPATLLMIATSVQAQSPSAENHGINLEYMDKNVKPGDDFFRYVNGEWFDKTEIPADRTRWGSFDELRQNTDIDALTILKEAVNNKKLDPKSDQMKAVNVFKTYLDLDTRNKLGIKPIQSTLNQINKIKNANDVVALLKEKMPEGSLGFFGLYVGADAMDSNKNTIYVSPGSIGLPDRDYYVSKDADSQDKKQKYEVHVARMLQFLGIDATSAKKQAAQVVALETKMAEARLDRVERRDRRKTYNPMTVAELQKLTPTVNWADYLATAGLKNVDQVVVSMPKYMETLENIFKTASADELKAYLRWTLINKSTGVLTTEIDEANFDFYSKTLTGAIAQRPIEERALQVVNGTVGEALGKLYVEKKFPPEAKAKAKEMIDYVFLAFENRINNLPWMTPATRQGAIEKLRKSTVKIGYPDKWEDYSKLEIKAPENGGTYYENMKNVARWRFAKNIAEYGKPVDKTKWGMSPQTVNAYFNPTNNEIVFPAAILQPPFYDYKADMAVNFGGIGAVIGHEISHGFDDSGSRYNADGNLVNWWTEDDLKQFTGLGGALADQYSALEPLPNTFVDGKFTLGENIGDLGGVNAAYDGLQLYLKDKGRPELIDGYTPEQRFFISWGTIWRTKMRDEAIKNQVKTDPHAPGMYRSYVPLQNVDSWYKAFDIKPGDKLYVAPEKRVKIW; via the coding sequence ATGAATAAAAAATTTATGTTCTTGCCTGCAACTTTATTAATGATTGCAACATCGGTTCAGGCACAATCTCCTTCTGCTGAAAATCACGGGATTAATTTGGAATATATGGATAAAAACGTGAAACCGGGCGATGATTTCTTTAGATATGTAAATGGCGAATGGTTTGATAAAACCGAAATTCCTGCCGATAGAACGCGTTGGGGAAGTTTTGACGAACTACGTCAAAATACCGATATTGATGCATTAACTATTTTAAAGGAAGCGGTTAACAATAAAAAATTAGATCCAAAATCGGATCAAATGAAGGCGGTGAACGTTTTTAAAACTTATTTAGATCTTGATACCCGCAACAAATTAGGCATTAAACCTATTCAATCTACGTTAAATCAAATCAACAAAATTAAAAATGCTAACGACGTTGTTGCGTTATTAAAAGAAAAAATGCCCGAAGGTAGTTTAGGCTTTTTTGGTTTGTACGTTGGTGCCGATGCAATGGATTCTAACAAAAACACTATTTACGTTTCACCGGGAAGCATTGGTTTGCCAGACCGTGATTATTATGTTTCTAAAGATGCCGATTCGCAAGATAAAAAACAAAAATACGAAGTACACGTTGCCCGTATGTTGCAGTTTTTAGGAATTGATGCTACTTCGGCTAAAAAACAAGCGGCACAAGTGGTTGCTTTAGAAACCAAAATGGCAGAAGCACGTTTAGACCGTGTAGAGCGTCGCGATCGTAGAAAAACGTACAATCCAATGACGGTTGCCGAATTGCAAAAACTAACTCCAACGGTAAATTGGGCTGATTATCTTGCTACTGCCGGCTTAAAAAATGTGGATCAAGTGGTGGTTTCTATGCCAAAATATATGGAAACATTAGAAAATATTTTTAAAACAGCGAGTGCCGATGAATTGAAAGCGTATTTACGTTGGACGTTGATCAACAAAAGTACCGGCGTTTTAACTACAGAAATTGACGAAGCGAACTTTGATTTTTACAGCAAAACCTTAACCGGAGCCATTGCACAACGCCCAATTGAAGAACGTGCGTTACAGGTTGTGAACGGAACGGTTGGCGAGGCTTTAGGTAAATTGTATGTAGAGAAAAAATTTCCGCCAGAAGCAAAAGCAAAAGCAAAAGAAATGATCGACTATGTTTTCTTGGCGTTTGAAAACCGTATCAACAATTTACCTTGGATGACCCCAGCAACTCGTCAGGGAGCAATTGAAAAATTGCGTAAATCAACCGTGAAAATAGGTTATCCTGACAAATGGGAAGACTATTCTAAATTAGAAATTAAAGCACCGGAAAACGGCGGAACGTATTACGAAAACATGAAAAACGTAGCGCGTTGGCGTTTTGCAAAAAACATTGCAGAATATGGTAAACCGGTAGATAAAACCAAATGGGGTATGTCGCCGCAAACGGTAAATGCGTATTTTAACCCAACAAACAACGAAATCGTGTTTCCGGCAGCTATTTTACAACCACCTTTTTACGATTATAAAGCCGATATGGCGGTGAATTTTGGTGGAATTGGTGCGGTAATTGGTCACGAAATTTCGCACGGTTTCGATGATTCTGGTTCGCGATACAATGCCGACGGTAACTTGGTGAACTGGTGGACAGAAGACGATTTAAAACAGTTCACAGGATTGGGCGGTGCCTTGGCAGATCAATATTCGGCTTTAGAACCGCTTCCGAATACCTTTGTTGATGGTAAATTTACGTTAGGTGAAAACATTGGCGATTTAGGTGGCGTGAACGCTGCGTACGACGGATTACAGTTGTATTTAAAAGATAAAGGTCGTCCCGAATTAATCGACGGATACACGCCTGAACAACGTTTCTTTATTTCGTGGGGAACCATCTGGAGAACAAAAATGCGCGACGAAGCCATTAAAAATCAAGTAAAAACCGATCCGCATGCTCCGGGAATGTACCGTTCGTACGTGCCGTTACAAAATGTTGATTCTTGGTACAAAGCATTCGACATTAAACCAGGCGATAAATTATATGTAGCTCCTGAAAAAAGGGTGAAAATTTGGTAA
- a CDS encoding SCO family protein has product MKDLFYRYRYLFITIGILSVIILSLFYNALKPEKQLPIYTPAMVNAELVDSLVQHKNNKMEHKIADFSFQNQNNKTITQKDYENTIYVADFFFTTCQTICPIMTDNMVWLQDKIKDMPNVKLLSFSVTPDIDTPEVLRKYADEKGVIDSKWNMVTGDKKDIYYLARQSFLAVKTETTGELYDMVHTENFILVDKNGRIRGFYDGTNLDQDKGDDTKNMMQLLEDIKWLNEKN; this is encoded by the coding sequence ATGAAAGATCTTTTTTATCGTTACCGCTACTTGTTTATAACCATTGGCATATTGTCGGTTATTATTTTATCGCTGTTTTACAATGCATTGAAACCCGAAAAACAACTGCCTATTTATACGCCTGCAATGGTAAATGCAGAGCTGGTTGACAGTTTGGTTCAACACAAAAACAATAAAATGGAGCACAAAATTGCCGATTTTTCATTCCAAAATCAAAACAACAAAACCATTACCCAAAAAGATTACGAAAACACTATTTACGTTGCCGATTTCTTTTTTACAACCTGCCAGACAATCTGCCCCATTATGACCGATAATATGGTGTGGCTGCAAGATAAAATAAAGGATATGCCCAATGTAAAACTGTTGTCGTTTTCGGTTACGCCTGATATTGATACACCCGAAGTTCTACGAAAATATGCCGATGAAAAAGGAGTGATTGACAGTAAATGGAATATGGTTACCGGCGATAAAAAAGATATTTACTATTTGGCTCGACAATCGTTTTTGGCTGTAAAGACTGAAACTACAGGCGAATTGTACGATATGGTTCATACCGAAAATTTTATTCTGGTTGATAAAAATGGACGTATTCGCGGATTTTACGACGGAACCAACTTAGATCAAGACAAAGGCGACGATACCAAAAATATGATGCAACTTTTAGAAGACATTAAATGGTTAAATGAAAAGAATTAA